A single Ziziphus jujuba cultivar Dongzao chromosome 11, ASM3175591v1 DNA region contains:
- the LOC107404799 gene encoding transcription factor MYB108 yields the protein MDVKGRSSISVCNDTDILQNDEDLDLRRGPWTVEEDLTLINYIANHGEGRWNSLARCAGLKRTGKSCRLRWLNYLRPDVRRGNITLEEQLLILELHSRWGNRWSKIAQHLPGRTDNEIKNYWRTRVQKHAKQLKCDVNSKQFKDTMRYLWMPRLVERIQAASASASVSVSSSVTGTGPSPVPSTTGITASSHHHHLFNNHNNNNNSGFRSSGQFVLPKTSIGNDFGGSQVTPSYTPDNSSTAASSDSFGTPVSDLTDYYSAIPINNNHPNPDNYFQAGYGGGGQVGNYSESMTSPAAAGYYNPGLDFQAMDQININNWMDSDDASDSLWNVEDIWFLQPHHLNTTNI from the exons ATGGATGTTAAAGGGAGATCATCAATATCAGTCTGCAACGACACCGATATTCTTCAAAACGACGAAGATTTGGACCTTCGAAGAGGTCCATGGACCGTTGAAGAAGACCTCACTCTCATCAATTACATTGCCAATCACGGTGAAGGTCGATGGAACTCTCTCGCTCGCTGCGCTG GTCTGAAACGAACCGGAAAGAGCTGCAGATTAAGGTGGCTGAACTACCTCCGTCCGGATGTTCGACGTGGAAATATCACCCTCGAAGAACAACTTCTGATTCTAGAGCTCCATTCCCGCTGGGGGAACAG ATGGTCGAAGATTGCTCAGCATCTGCCAGGACGTACTGATAATGAGATCAAGAACTATTGGAGGACCCGAGTTCAAAAGCACGCAAAGCAGCTCAAATGCGATGTCAACAGCAAGCAATTCAAGGACACCATGAGGTATCTCTGGATGCCAAGGTTGGTTGAGAGAATCCAAgctgcttctgcttctgcttctgTTTCTGTTTCTTCGTCCGTCACCGGTACCGGACCATCTCCGGTACCGTCCACCACCGGTATCACAGCCTCTtctcaccaccaccacctatTCAATaatcacaacaacaacaacaacagtggATTTCGGTCGTCGGGACAATTCGTGTTGCCAAAGACCTCCATTGGCAATGACTTTGGAGGATCCCAAGTGACTCCATCTTACACACCAGATAACTCAAGTACTGCTGCTTCGTCTGACTCGTTTGGGACTCCGGTTTCGGATTTGACGGACTATTACAGTGCTATCCCGATTAATAATAACCACCCTAATCCGGATAATTACTTCCAAGCTGgttatggtggtggtggtcAAGTTGGTAATTACTCGGAGTCTATGACTAGCCCTGCTGCTGCTGGATATTACAATCCGGGGTTAGATTTCCAAGCTATGGATCAGATTAACATCAACAACTGGATGGACAGCGACGATGCATCCGACAGTTTATGGAATGTTGAGGATATTTGGTTCTTGCAACCGCACCACCTCAACACCACCAACATTTAA
- the LOC107404805 gene encoding alkaline/neutral invertase A, mitochondrial: MSGSCCIGISNMKPCCRILIGSKSCSFFGVSSRKLNNHSVVDNLSKLQFKSTRKRRYRSCSSRIVGHIRVIDQDRRAFSVSDPNWGQSKVFSGVYINNGGRGGSSRRGVLVVPKVASDFRNHSTSVEANNINDKNFERIYVQGGFNVKPLVIERIETGPNDVVKEDDPIVGVTGSNVNIDDLKGLNEPKVFEREVSEIEKEAWRLLQDSVVTYCGNPVGTLAAKDPADKQPLNYDQVFIRDFVPSALAFLLKGETEIVKNFLLHTLQLQSWEKTVDCHSPGQGLMPASFKVRTVPLDGSDGSFEEVLDPDFGESAIGRVAPVDSGLWWIILLRAYGKITGDYGLQERVDVQTGIRLILNLCLSDGFDMFPTLLVTDGSCMIDRRMGIHGHPLEIQALFYSALRCSREMLIVNDNTKNLVAAINNRLSALSFHIREYYWVDMKKINEIYRYKTEEYSTDAINKFNIYPDQIPSWLVDWIPEEGGYLIGNLQPAHMDFRFFTLGNLWAIVSSLGTSNQNEGILNLIESKWDDLMGQMPLKICYPALEYEEWRIITGGDPKNTPWSYHNGGSWPTLLWQFTLACIKMGKPELAQKAVALAEKRLAADQWPEYYDTRNGRFIGKQSRLFQTWTIAGFLASKMLLENPQRASLLFWEEDYELLQTCVCALGKTGGRRKCSRFNSRSQILV; this comes from the exons ATGAGTGGTAGCTGTTGTATTGGAATTTCCAACATGAAACCTTGTTGTAGAATATTGATTGGTTCAAAAAGTTGTTCATTTTTTGGGGTTTCCTCTCGGAAATTGAACAACCATTCGGTGGTCGATAATTTGTCGAAATTACAATTCAAGTCGACCCGTAAGCGTCGATACCGTAGCTGTAGTTCTCGAATTGTAGGGCACATACGGGTAATTGATCAGGATCGGAGAGCTTTTAGTGTTTCCGATCCCAATTGGGGTCAATCTAAGGTTTTTAGTGGTGTTTATATCAATAACGGTGGTCGTGGTGGTAGTAGTAGAAGGGGGGTTTTAGTGGTACCAAAAGTAGCTTCGGACTTTAGGAACCATTCAACTTCGGTAGAAGCTAATAATATCAATGACAAGAACTTCGAGAGGATTTACGTTCAAGGTGGGTTCAATGTGAAGCCGTTGGTGATAGAAAGAATTGAAACGGGTCCTAATGATGTGGTCAAAGAAGATGATCCTATTGTAGGGGTTACCGGTTCAAATGTAAATATAGATGATTTAAAAGGTTTGAATGAGCCTAAGGTTTTTGAGAGAGAGGTGTCTGAGATTGAAAAGGAGGCGTGGAGGTTGCTTCAGGATTCCGTTGTTACTTATTGTGGGAATCCAGTTGGAACACTCGCCGCCAAAGATCCCGCCGACAAGCAACCGCTCAACTATGATCAGGTTTTCATTCGCGATTTCGTTCCATCCGCTCTTGCTTTCTTGCTCAAGGGTGAAACTGAGATTGTGAAGAATTTTCTGCTTCACACTTTGCAATTACAG AGTTGGGAGAAGACTGTAGACTGCCACAGCCCTGGGCAAGGGTTGATGCCGGCTAGCTTTAAAGTTAGAACTGTGCCTCTTGATGGAAGCGATGGGTCATTTGAAGAAGTTCTAGATCCTGATTTTGGTGAATCAGCCATTGGCCGAGTTGCACCTGTTGATTCTG GATTGTGGTGGATTATTTTGCTGAGAGCTTATGGAAAGATCACAGGGGACTATGGTTTGCAAGAAAGGGTGGATGTTCAAACAGGCATAAGACTGATCCTTAATCTGTGTTTATCTGATGGATTTGACATGTTTCCAACTCTGCTAGTTACTGATGGTTCCTGCATGATTGATAGACGGATGGGGATTCATGGTCACCCTCTTGAAATCCAA GCATTGTTTTACTCGGCTTTACGCTGTTCCCGTGAGATGCTTATTGTCAATGATAACACCAAAAATTTGGTTGCTGCAATTAACAACCGACTTAGTGCACTTTCATTTCACATCAGAGAGTACTATTGGGTGGATATGAAGAAGATCAATGAGATTTACCGTTACAAAACAGAGGAATACTCTACAGATGCCATCAACAAGTTCAATATCTACCCAGACCAAATTCCTTCATGGCTAGTCGATTGGATTCCAGAGGAAGGTGGATACCTTATCGGCAATCTGCAACCTGCTCATATGGATTTTAGGTTTTTCACCCTTGGTAACCTTTGGGCCATTGTTTCATCGTTGGGCACCTCAAATCAAAACGAGGGCATTTTGAATCTGATCGAGTCCAAATGGGATGACCTCATGGGACAGATGCCTCTTAAGATTTGTTACCCTGCTTTGGAGTATGAAGAGTGGCGTATAATCACTGGTGGTGACCCAAAGAACAC TCCATGGTCATATCACAACGGTGGGTCGTGGCCCACACTCTTATGGCAG TTCACATTGGCATGCATCAAGATGGGGAAGCCAGAATTAGCGCAAAAGGCAGTTGCTTTGGCAGAGAAGAGACTTGCTGCGGATCAATGGCCCGAATATTATGACACAAGAAATGGGAGGTTTATTGGGAAGCAATCCCGGCTTTTCCAAACTTGGACGATAGCAGGTTTTCTAGCCTCAAAGATGCTTTTGGAGAACCCACAAAGGGCATCATTGTTGTTCTGGGAGGAAGATTATGAGCTGCTTCAGACTTGTGTTTGTGCGCTAGGCAAAACTGGTGGTCGAAGGAAGTGTTCGCGCTTCAACTCAAGATCTCAGATTCTAGTCTAA
- the LOC107433345 gene encoding gibberellin 2-beta-dioxygenase 2: MVVATPTPIRSDKIEAIDLPIIDLSGERSEVSKLIVRACEEFGFFKVINHGVPFDIISKVEQESLTFFSKPIPEKQMAGPPNPFGYGFKNIGFNGDMGEVEYILLHTNPLSISQCSKTFSNDPSRFSSAVSGYIEAARRLACEILDLIADGLWVTDTSVFSRLIRDVDNDSMFRLNHYPPLSKDSDTSPSYNNNNNTNSCSGTKVGFGEHTDPQILTLLTSNDVGGLQISLDAGVWTPVPPDPTAFWVNVGDVLQAMTNGRFKSVRHRAITGSFESRMSIAYFAAPPLNAKITAPPEMVKPESPILYRPFTWAEYKKTTYSLRLGDTRLNLFRLDG; encoded by the exons ATGGTGGTGGCCACCCCGACCCCAATTCGCAGTGACAAGATCGAGGCCATTGATCTCCCCATTATTGACCTATCAGGCGAGAGATCAGAGGTTTCTAAGCTCATCGTCAGAGCTTGTGAGGAGTTTGGTTTTTTCAAGGTCATCAACCATGGTGTCCCATTCGACATTATCTCAAAAGTCGAGCAAGAGTCTCTCACTTTCTTCTCCAAACCCATTCCTGAGAAACAAATGGCTGGACCTCCAAACCCTTTTGGTTATGGCTTCAAGAACATTGGCTTCAATGGTGATATGGGAGAGGTTGAATATATTCTCCTCCACACTAATCCTCTCTCTATTTCTCAATGCTCCAAGACTTTCTCCAATGACCCTTCAAGGTTCAG CTCTGCTGTGAGTGGATACATTGAAGCAGCTAGGCGTTTGGCATGTGAGATTTTGGATCTGATTGCTGATGGGTTGTGGGTCACAGACACATCAGTTTTCAGTAGGCTGATCAGGGACGTTGATAATGATTCAATGTTCAGGCTCAATCACTACCCACCTCTCTCCAAGGATAGCGACACGTCACCCTcttacaacaacaacaacaacaccaaCAGCTGCAGCGGCACCAAGGTTGGTTTTGGAGAGCATACTGACCCTCAGATCCTCACCCTCTTAACATCCAACGATGTGGGTGGCCTTCAGATTTCTCTAGACGCTGGAGTGTGGACTCCGGTCCCTCCTGACCCCACTGCCTTCTGGGTTAATGTGGGTGACGTGTTACAG GCCATGACAAATGGAAGGTTTAAGAGCGTGAGGCACAGAGCAATAACAGGCTCATTCGAGTCAAGAATGTCAATAGCCTATTTTGCAGCTCCTCCTCTGAACGCGAAGATCACTGCTCCTCCAGAAATGGTCAAGCCAGAGAGTCCTATTCTATACAGGCCCTTCACTTGGGCTGAATACAAGAAAACTACCTACTCTTTAAGGCTTGGAGACACCCGTCTTAACCTCTTCAGGCTTGATGGATAA